A genomic stretch from Clavelina lepadiformis chromosome 5, kaClaLepa1.1, whole genome shotgun sequence includes:
- the LOC143459768 gene encoding uncharacterized protein LOC143459768 gives MERRDRPSDLLFTQTDISPTFINGQNINEMVEKIRRNPQLAESFQPLEIVPDKINLRWYCNDNRRLYMFRALERANCITHVRTKVGRIRPKSKKAGNRIKVRNGITLMH, from the exons ATGGAGCGACGCGATAGACCAAGTGACTTGCTCTTCACACAGACCGACATTTCCCCAACTTTCATCAACGGACAAAACATCAACGAAATGGTGGAAAAAATTCGTCGAAATCCGCAACTGGCCGAATCTTTTCAACCGCTGGAGATAGTACCGGACAAAATCAACCTCAGATGGTACTGCAACGATAACAGAAGATTGTACATGTTTAGAGCGTTGGAGAGAGCGAATTGCATCACCCATGTCAGG ACAAAAGTGGGACGTATTCGACCAAAATCTAAGAAAGCCGGGAATCGAATCAAAGTCCGAAACGGAATCACTCTTATGCATTGA
- the LOC143460546 gene encoding uncharacterized protein LOC143460546, protein MDKPRQASEINYTQCSIKSRFSHGYFRGKQLQKVVEEMKLNISLARFLPLEIAKDPSDGKWYCRNNRSLYVFKEVEKVHHAPILNMKEVVFSGRNRDSGLDVKIE, encoded by the exons ATGGACAAACCTCGGCAAGCAAGCGAAATAAATTATACTCAGTGCTCTATAAAATCCCGTTTCAGTCATGGTTACTTTCGAGGAAAACAGCTGCAGAAAGTTGTCGAAGAAATGAAGTTGAACATTTCACTCGCCCGCTTCCTTCCGCTAGAGATCGCAAAAGATCCATCAGATGGCAAATGGTATTGTCGTAATAACAGAAGCCTCTATGTGTTCAAAGAAGTGGAAAAAGTTCATCACGCTCCTATTTTAAAC ATGAAAGAAGTCGTATTTAGCGGAAGAAACCGCGATTCGGGTTTGGACGTCAAAATAGAATGA
- the LOC143459767 gene encoding uncharacterized protein LOC143459767 gives MERRDIPSDLLFTQTDISPTFTNGQNINEMVEQIRRNPQLAESFQPLEIAQDRYNRRWYCNDNRRLYMFRALERLHCITHVKTKVGHIRKKTDKAGNQIKVRRGETLPH, from the exons ATGGAGCGACGCGATATACCAAGTGACTTGCTTTTCACACAGACCGACATTTCGCCAACTTTCACCAACGGGCAAAACATCAACGAAATGGTGGAACAAATCCGTCGAAATCCGCAACTGGCCGAATCGTTTCAACCGCTGGAGATTGCCCAGGATAGATACAACCGCAGATGGTACTGCAATGACAACAGGAGACTGTACATGTTTAGAGCGTTGGAGAGACTCCATTGCATCACCCATGTCAAG acAAAAGTGGGACACATTCGGAAGAAAACTGACAAAGCTGGAAACCAGATCAAAGTTCGAAGAGGAGAAACTCTTCCGCATTGA
- the LOC143460312 gene encoding uncharacterized protein LOC143460312, with amino-acid sequence MECECRPSELLFTQTTISSTFTNGTSIHDLIDKIKREREYDSGLLPLEVARDRYDGELYCNNNRRLYLFRVLEKEGYISKIRVKVVNSVRPKAAETGHRIRFRDGTPIRNY; translated from the exons ATGGAATGTGAATGTAGACCAAGCGAGCTGCTTTTCACTCAAACCACAATCAGCTCAACCTTTACTAACGGAACGAGTATTCATGATTtgattgataaaataaagAGAGAGCGTGAGTACGACAGCGGTTTACTGCCGCTAGAAGTCGCCAGAGATCGTTACGACGGCGAACTCTACTGCAACAACAACAGAAGGTTGTATCTGTTCAGAGTGCTGGAGAAAGAGGGATACATTTCCAAGATAAGG GTGAAGGTGGTGAATTCTGTTCGACCAAAAGCAGCGGAAACAGGACACCGCATCAGGTTTCGTGATGGGACACCGATTCGAAATTACTAG
- the LOC143460354 gene encoding cation channel sperm-associated auxiliary subunit epsilon-like isoform X2, with amino-acid sequence MQPLVVNVYVFHSNNQCENKMLYLFLLSQVLSFALIASATWRFSPQGLPPFHFLDLDQGIKYFWPSADNLHIYGIDQNNFNWTIPDDCQSQDLDNGIILSCKRNGKYQIGIDQASCTNCGQDGVAVIRVEEAPDCYLWSIMPVQKGINQKLQIYVVPRRNWKQAIESRTSSIYTRIFHAHGEQPILKTVANTEFTIVSTEYNTSSDMWEIEVPSDELRWSAYVKVSSLHVSPVLGCSIFTTFVFIKETQKMLAPTPPEPVILLKGENDMIGRIYYHSCFPHRAVMITQDRVLFTDDEFSSTNNLTISSQLSQNHGNTISDVAFTVSDLIILIQGKVFGMTLLEGRMRFQMIVINNTNDELVGVTGMPVCFMSPNLTNPITWENNLILAWSTDYVYLNDGVGIFNSSKWKRLSFNQQFPGALIRKVKLSNTPGTLALTINHQGWLKLLLCRLLESSQLNCSEVNLPIQLSTDVQEMEFLNTAKSSLILWNNRHVSYIYDTGRVSGMFDDVTSVKRLILSHDRTAWLVQTGDNLLYYGSGKCTNATRLRLVDESTSRNFTYKFRQIDKVPLRISWTHETVTVEVYPLYKEVYSALQNNSKHSEFCDYTHYQSNLYSIGGNVVNLESIDDQIMVNFTLVHPASTDVRINLIENVNNLVMTSQMRTSLTSLKVPGRPLLRVQSIQAILSGTCKKSNASCPTGIALVEAEAITDDGMAACFLPVSQVLYVNVTCPVGLHIRIKNDSVSGCNPIFSGHDCSFTITEDETFYPTIDLYRFNEYLYTLEDDVKFVETNGRTGFEMHNKNLMLKACYLCSQFKEVNSTSEMILQTARSACPCELAQYDPSRWTGNISFEYADSAPSGAPNDFVFNVQVLGNSFCDLRMSFTVRLIPEPLVPFMLWEIVVVIIFIVITLVALAISYRNYIIYVKATKEKLS; translated from the exons ATGCAGCCACTAGTTGTTAATGTTTACGTTTTCCACTCAAACAATCAGTGcgaaaacaaaatgttataTCTGTTTCTGCTTTCACAAGTACTAAGCTTTGCATTAATTGCATCTGCCACATGGAG GTTCTCTCCACAAGGGCTTCCcccatttcattttttagaCCTTGACCAAGGCATCAAATATTTCTGGCCTTCTGCTGACAACCTTCACATCTATGGGATTgaccaaaataattttaactgGACAATCCCTGACGATTGCCAGTCACAGGACTTAGACAACGGTATCATATTAAGTTGCAAAAGAAATGGAAAGTACCAGATTGGCATTGATCAG GCCAGTTGCACTAACTGTGGTCAAGATGGTGTTGCTGTTATAAGAGTAGAGGAAGCCCCAGATTGCTACTTATGGAGCATAATGCCAGTTCAAAAAGGAATTAATCAGAAATTACAG ATTTATGTGGTTCCAAGGCGTAATTGGAAACAGGCCATTGAATCACGCACCTCGTCAATTTATACAAGAATATTTCATGCACACGGCGAACAACCCATCTTAAAGACGGTTGCTAACACCGAATTCACAATAG TGAGTACTGAATACAACACAAGCTCTGATATGTGGGAGATAGAAGTCCCTTCAGATGAGTTGCGTTGGTCAGCTTATGTGAAGGTGTCATCGCTGCATGTATCTCCTGTACTTGGCTGTTCCATATTTACAACATTTGTATTTATCAAAGAAACTCAGAAAATGCTAGCACCTACACCACCAG AACCAGTCATTTTGCTGAAAGGTGAAAATGACATGATTGGCAGGATATATTATCACTCCTGTTTTCCTCATCGCGCAGTGATGATAACACAGGATCGTGTCTTGTTCACAGACGATGAATTTTCTTCCACCAATAATCTCACAATTAGTAGCCAGCTCTCACAGAATCACG GCAACACAATATCAGACGTCGCTTTCACTGTAAGCGatcttattattttaatacAAGGAAAGGTGTTTGGGATGACATTGCTTGAGGGGAGAATGAGATTTCAg ATGATTGTGATTAACAACACCAATGATGAATTAGTCGGAGTGACAGGCATGCCAGTGTGCTTCATGAGCCCAAACCTAACCAACCCAATAACGTGGGAAAACAATCTCATATTAGCATGGTCAACCGACTATGTCTATTTAAATGATGGTGTGGGTATTTTCAACAGCAGCAAGTGGAAGCGATTGTCATTTAATCAACAATTTCCAG GTGCTCTGATAAGAAAAGTTAAGTTATCAAACACTCCAGGCACACTTGCACTTACCATCAACCACCAGGGATGGTTGAAACTTCTGTTGTGTAGATTGTTGGAAAGTTCTCAATTAAATTGCTCCGAAGTAAATCTTCCCATTCAACTATCAACAG ATGTGCAAGAAATGGAATTCCTTAACACAGCCAAGTCAAGTTTGATTTTGTGGAACAACAGACACGTGTCCTACATTTATGATACGGGACGTGTCAGTGGAATGTTTGATGATGTTACTTCAGTAAAACGTTTAATCTTAAGCCACG ATCGCACAGCGTGGCTGGTTCAAACCGGTGACAACTTGTTGTATTACGGAAGCGGAAAATGCACAAACGCTACGAGGTTGAGGCTGGTTGATGAGAGCACGAGCAGAAATTTTACTTACAAGTTTCGACAGATTGATAAAGTCCCGCTCAGGATATCTTGGACTCATGAAACTGTCACCGTTGAg GTATACCCTCTATACAAAGAAGTATACTCAGCGTTacaaaacaacagcaaacactCAGAATTTTGTGATTACACTCACTACCAGAGCAACCTATACTCCATAGGAGGAAATGTGGTCAACCTTGAAAGCATTGATGATCAAATAATG GTCAATTTCACACTGGTTCATCCAGCATCAACCGATGTTCGAATAAACTTAATTGAAAATGTCAACAACTTAGTTATGACATCACAGATGAGGACAtctctaacgagtcttaaagtTCCAGGAAGGCCGCTCTTGAGAGTGCAG TCGATTCAAGCAATTTTATCCGGAACGTGCAAGAAATCGAATGCAAGTTGTCCAACTGGTATCGCTCTCGTGGAAGCTGAAGCCATCACTGATGATGGGATGGCAGCCTGCTTCCTGCCTGTCAGCCAG GTTCTCTATGTTAATGTCACGTGTCCAGTTGGGCTTCATATCAGGATAAAGAATGATTC TGTTTCTGGATGCAATCCTATCTTCTCTGGCCACG ACTGCTCATTCACCATCACTGAAGATGAGACGTTCTATCCAACGATCGACTTATACAGGTTCAATGAGTATTTGTACACGTTGGAAGACGACGTTAAATTTGTGGAAACTAACGGAAGGACAGGGTTCGAAATGCACAACAAGAATCTTATGCTCAAG GCCTGTTATCTGTGCTCTCAATTTAAAGAAGTCAACTCAACTTCGGAAATGATTCTTCAGACGGCCCGCAG CGCTTGCCCGTGCGAGCTTGCTCAATATGATCCATCTCGATGGACTGGGAATATTTCTTTTGAATACGCTGACTCAGCTCCCTCTGGCGCCCCCAACGACTTCGTGTTCAATGTGCAAGTGCTTGGCAACAG TTTTTGTGATCTTCGAATGAGCTTCACCGTACGATTGATACCCGAACCATTGGT GCCTTTCATGTTGTGGGAAATCGTCGTAGTAATCATCTTTATCGTCATCACCCTCGTCGCTCTAGCGATTTCATACCGCAACTATATCATCTACGTGAAAGCGACCAAGGAAAAACTCTCCTGA
- the LOC143460354 gene encoding cation channel sperm-associated auxiliary subunit epsilon-like isoform X1, which produces MQPLVVNVYVFHSNNQCENKMLYLFLLSQVLSFALIASATWRFSPQGLPPFHFLDLDQGIKYFWPSADNLHIYGIDQNNFNWTIPDDCQSQDLDNGIILSCKRNGKYQIGIDQASCTNCGQDGVAVIRVEEAPDCYLWSIMPVQKGINQKLQIYVVPRRNWKQAIESRTSSIYTRIFHAHGEQPILKTVANTEFTIVSTEYNTSSDMWEIEVPSDELRWSAYVKVSSLHVSPVLGCSIFTTFVFIKETQKMLAPTPPEPVILLKGENDMIGRIYYHSCFPHRAVMITQDRVLFTDDEFSSTNNLTISSQLSQNHGNTISDVAFTVSDLIILIQGKVFGMTLLEGRMRFQMIVINNTNDELVGVTGMPVCFMSPNLTNPITWENNLILAWSTDYVYLNDGVGIFNSSKWKRLSFNQQFPAGALIRKVKLSNTPGTLALTINHQGWLKLLLCRLLESSQLNCSEVNLPIQLSTDVQEMEFLNTAKSSLILWNNRHVSYIYDTGRVSGMFDDVTSVKRLILSHDRTAWLVQTGDNLLYYGSGKCTNATRLRLVDESTSRNFTYKFRQIDKVPLRISWTHETVTVEVYPLYKEVYSALQNNSKHSEFCDYTHYQSNLYSIGGNVVNLESIDDQIMVNFTLVHPASTDVRINLIENVNNLVMTSQMRTSLTSLKVPGRPLLRVQSIQAILSGTCKKSNASCPTGIALVEAEAITDDGMAACFLPVSQVLYVNVTCPVGLHIRIKNDSVSGCNPIFSGHDCSFTITEDETFYPTIDLYRFNEYLYTLEDDVKFVETNGRTGFEMHNKNLMLKACYLCSQFKEVNSTSEMILQTARSACPCELAQYDPSRWTGNISFEYADSAPSGAPNDFVFNVQVLGNSFCDLRMSFTVRLIPEPLVPFMLWEIVVVIIFIVITLVALAISYRNYIIYVKATKEKLS; this is translated from the exons ATGCAGCCACTAGTTGTTAATGTTTACGTTTTCCACTCAAACAATCAGTGcgaaaacaaaatgttataTCTGTTTCTGCTTTCACAAGTACTAAGCTTTGCATTAATTGCATCTGCCACATGGAG GTTCTCTCCACAAGGGCTTCCcccatttcattttttagaCCTTGACCAAGGCATCAAATATTTCTGGCCTTCTGCTGACAACCTTCACATCTATGGGATTgaccaaaataattttaactgGACAATCCCTGACGATTGCCAGTCACAGGACTTAGACAACGGTATCATATTAAGTTGCAAAAGAAATGGAAAGTACCAGATTGGCATTGATCAG GCCAGTTGCACTAACTGTGGTCAAGATGGTGTTGCTGTTATAAGAGTAGAGGAAGCCCCAGATTGCTACTTATGGAGCATAATGCCAGTTCAAAAAGGAATTAATCAGAAATTACAG ATTTATGTGGTTCCAAGGCGTAATTGGAAACAGGCCATTGAATCACGCACCTCGTCAATTTATACAAGAATATTTCATGCACACGGCGAACAACCCATCTTAAAGACGGTTGCTAACACCGAATTCACAATAG TGAGTACTGAATACAACACAAGCTCTGATATGTGGGAGATAGAAGTCCCTTCAGATGAGTTGCGTTGGTCAGCTTATGTGAAGGTGTCATCGCTGCATGTATCTCCTGTACTTGGCTGTTCCATATTTACAACATTTGTATTTATCAAAGAAACTCAGAAAATGCTAGCACCTACACCACCAG AACCAGTCATTTTGCTGAAAGGTGAAAATGACATGATTGGCAGGATATATTATCACTCCTGTTTTCCTCATCGCGCAGTGATGATAACACAGGATCGTGTCTTGTTCACAGACGATGAATTTTCTTCCACCAATAATCTCACAATTAGTAGCCAGCTCTCACAGAATCACG GCAACACAATATCAGACGTCGCTTTCACTGTAAGCGatcttattattttaatacAAGGAAAGGTGTTTGGGATGACATTGCTTGAGGGGAGAATGAGATTTCAg ATGATTGTGATTAACAACACCAATGATGAATTAGTCGGAGTGACAGGCATGCCAGTGTGCTTCATGAGCCCAAACCTAACCAACCCAATAACGTGGGAAAACAATCTCATATTAGCATGGTCAACCGACTATGTCTATTTAAATGATGGTGTGGGTATTTTCAACAGCAGCAAGTGGAAGCGATTGTCATTTAATCAACAATTTCCAG CAGGTGCTCTGATAAGAAAAGTTAAGTTATCAAACACTCCAGGCACACTTGCACTTACCATCAACCACCAGGGATGGTTGAAACTTCTGTTGTGTAGATTGTTGGAAAGTTCTCAATTAAATTGCTCCGAAGTAAATCTTCCCATTCAACTATCAACAG ATGTGCAAGAAATGGAATTCCTTAACACAGCCAAGTCAAGTTTGATTTTGTGGAACAACAGACACGTGTCCTACATTTATGATACGGGACGTGTCAGTGGAATGTTTGATGATGTTACTTCAGTAAAACGTTTAATCTTAAGCCACG ATCGCACAGCGTGGCTGGTTCAAACCGGTGACAACTTGTTGTATTACGGAAGCGGAAAATGCACAAACGCTACGAGGTTGAGGCTGGTTGATGAGAGCACGAGCAGAAATTTTACTTACAAGTTTCGACAGATTGATAAAGTCCCGCTCAGGATATCTTGGACTCATGAAACTGTCACCGTTGAg GTATACCCTCTATACAAAGAAGTATACTCAGCGTTacaaaacaacagcaaacactCAGAATTTTGTGATTACACTCACTACCAGAGCAACCTATACTCCATAGGAGGAAATGTGGTCAACCTTGAAAGCATTGATGATCAAATAATG GTCAATTTCACACTGGTTCATCCAGCATCAACCGATGTTCGAATAAACTTAATTGAAAATGTCAACAACTTAGTTATGACATCACAGATGAGGACAtctctaacgagtcttaaagtTCCAGGAAGGCCGCTCTTGAGAGTGCAG TCGATTCAAGCAATTTTATCCGGAACGTGCAAGAAATCGAATGCAAGTTGTCCAACTGGTATCGCTCTCGTGGAAGCTGAAGCCATCACTGATGATGGGATGGCAGCCTGCTTCCTGCCTGTCAGCCAG GTTCTCTATGTTAATGTCACGTGTCCAGTTGGGCTTCATATCAGGATAAAGAATGATTC TGTTTCTGGATGCAATCCTATCTTCTCTGGCCACG ACTGCTCATTCACCATCACTGAAGATGAGACGTTCTATCCAACGATCGACTTATACAGGTTCAATGAGTATTTGTACACGTTGGAAGACGACGTTAAATTTGTGGAAACTAACGGAAGGACAGGGTTCGAAATGCACAACAAGAATCTTATGCTCAAG GCCTGTTATCTGTGCTCTCAATTTAAAGAAGTCAACTCAACTTCGGAAATGATTCTTCAGACGGCCCGCAG CGCTTGCCCGTGCGAGCTTGCTCAATATGATCCATCTCGATGGACTGGGAATATTTCTTTTGAATACGCTGACTCAGCTCCCTCTGGCGCCCCCAACGACTTCGTGTTCAATGTGCAAGTGCTTGGCAACAG TTTTTGTGATCTTCGAATGAGCTTCACCGTACGATTGATACCCGAACCATTGGT GCCTTTCATGTTGTGGGAAATCGTCGTAGTAATCATCTTTATCGTCATCACCCTCGTCGCTCTAGCGATTTCATACCGCAACTATATCATCTACGTGAAAGCGACCAAGGAAAAACTCTCCTGA
- the LOC143461117 gene encoding uncharacterized protein LOC143461117 isoform X2, whose product MILNFTYWFAQLYLRVMSSSRRSCRNDPDKFCYICGEYIFKDQRKAITDFVRNVYLSYFKVKLGDQDKPWAPHIVYKACVESLRKWTKDLKGFNRRKKNTWNYPNLESARRPVPQLEEVPVPKFSDLPDTSLENDEFHEKVESSASDSSGSVFESRPLILEPFKQEELSDLIRDLNLSKEAAEILASRLKDKNCLGTGASITFYRTREKELRPYFSQQDDLVYCKDIEGLLLKMGVP is encoded by the exons ATGATACTGAATTTTACGTATTGGTTTGCGCAGTTGTATTTAAGAGTTATGAGTTCATCACGAAGAAGCTGTCGCAATGATCCTGACAAGTTTTGTTATATCTGTGGGGAATATATCTTCAAAGACCAAAGGAAAGCTATCACCGATTTTGTGAGGAATGTGTATCTTTCGTATTTTAAAGTGAAGCTTGGTGACCAAGACAAGCCATGGGCACCTCATATTGTCTACAAAGCATGTGTAGAAAGCTTGAGAAAGTGGACTAAAG ACCTAAAGGGGTTTAATCGTCGTAAGAAGAATACTTGGAATTACCCAAATTTAGAATCTGCTCGGCGACCTGTGCCTCAATTGGAGGAAGTACCTGTGCCTAAATTTAGTGATTTACCTGACACATCCTTGGAAAATGATGAGTTTCATGAAAAGGTAGAAAGCTCTGCAAGTGACAGCAGTGGAAGTGTGTTCGAAAGCCGTCCATTAATTCTAGAGCCATTCAAGCAGGAGGAGCTGAGCGATCTTATCAGGGATCTCAACTTATCCAAAGAAGCAGCAGAAATTTTGGCATCCCGactcaaagacaaaaactgCCTTGGAACCGGAGCTTCAATAACATTCTACCGTACAAGAGAGAAAGAATTACGTCCGTATTTTAGCCAACAAGATGATCTTGTTTACTGCAAAGACATCGAAGGGCTTCTGCTGAAAATGGGAGTGCCATAA
- the LOC143461117 gene encoding uncharacterized protein LOC143461117 isoform X1, which yields MVNFLLGQQSGYTKYPCFICLWDSRARTDHWVKKGWPPRDSMRVGEGNIINEPLVARKKIIIPPLHIKLGLMKQFVKALPATGDCFNYICRTFPALTIEKLKAGIFDGPQIRKLIKDVCFVQSMTDTESAAWQSFVLVTQNFLGNRKAENYQELVEDMLSKLKDLGVKTSIKVHYLFSHLDRFPANLGDLSEEQGERFHQDIKVMEERYQGRWDAHMMADYCWSLQRDCLAASHSRKSYKRKCISID from the coding sequence atggtaaattttttgcttggccAGCAAAGCGGCTATACAAAATACCCATGTTTTATCTGCTTGTGGGATAGCCGAGCGCGCACTGATCACTGGGTGAAGAAAGGGTGGCCACCTAGAGATTCCATGAGAGTAGGTGAAGGTAACATCATAAATGAACCTTTAGTTGCTAGAAAGAAGATCATCATTCCACCGCTGCACATAAAACTTGGTTTGATGAAGCAATTTGTGAAAGCCTTGCCTGCAACTGGGGATTGCTTCAACTATATTTGCAGAACATTTCCTGCTTTGACCATCGAAAAGCTTAAAGCAGGCATTTTTGATGGCCCTCAGATCCGCAAACTCATAAAAGATGTGTGTTTTGTGCAGTCCATGACAGACACAGAGTCTGCTGCTTGGCAATCGTTTGTTTTAGTCACACAGAACTTTCTTGGTAACCGAAAAGctgaaaattaccaagaattgGTGGAAGATATGCTTTCCAAGTTGAAAGATTTAGGTGTGAAGACGAGTATCAAGGTTCACTATCTCTTCAGCCACTTAGATCGTTTTCCTGCAAACCTTGGTGATCTAAGTGAAGAGCAGGGAGAAAGGTTCCACCAGGACATTAAGGTCATGGAAGAGAGGTATCAGGGCAGGTGGGATGCCCATATGATGGCCGACTACTGTTGGAGTCTCCAACGTGACTGCTTGGCTGCATCACATTCCAGAAAGTcgtacaaaagaaaatgtataagcatcgactaa